The Panicum virgatum strain AP13 chromosome 5K, P.virgatum_v5, whole genome shotgun sequence genome has a window encoding:
- the LOC120708470 gene encoding protein LURP-one-related 8-like — protein MARVHPNVLPSPAAEKAAAGPPAAGEEEPTTLTVWRKSLLFNCRGFTVFDAKGDLAYRVDSYDDAEAEVVLMDPAGRPAFTVRRKRLSLSGEQWLIFAGEEARRPVYAVKRGGGKSMARVAHGAAGSGAGGGAPFEVEGSYARRRCVVYDGERRVVAEVQPKEAVGTDVFRLVVQPGVDVSLAMAMVVALDQMFARPSLLRSWSS, from the coding sequence ATGGCGAGGGTCCACCCCAACGTGCTGCCGTCGCCGGCTGCTGAGAAAGCCGCGgcggggccgccggcggcgggcgaggaggagCCGACGACGCTGACGGTGTGGCGCAAGTCGCTGCTGTTCAACTGCAGGGGGTTCACGGTGTTCGACGCCAAGGGCGACCTCGCCTACCGCGTCGACAGCTACGACGACGCCGAGGCCGAGGTCGTGCTCATGgaccccgccggccggccggccttcaCCGTGCGCCGCAAGCGCCTGAGCCTGTCCGGCGAGCAGTGGCTCATCTTCGCgggcgaggaggcgcggcgccCCGTGTACGCCGtcaagcgcggcggcggcaagtcCATGGCACGAGTGGCGCACGGCGCCGCGGGatcaggcgccggcggcggggcgccctTCGAGGTGGAGGGTTCctacgcgcggcggcgctgcgtggTGTACGACGGCGAGCGCCGGGTCGTCGCCGAGGTGCAGCCCAAGGAGGCCGTCGGCACGGACGTGTTCCGGCTGGTGGTGCAGCCGGGCGTCGACGTGTCGCTCGCCATGGCCATGGTGGTGGCGCTCGACCAGATGTTTGCGAGGCCGTCGCTCCTCAGGAGCTGGTCCTCGTAG